The following are encoded together in the Balaenoptera acutorostrata chromosome 9, mBalAcu1.1, whole genome shotgun sequence genome:
- the SLC3A2 gene encoding 4F2 cell-surface antigen heavy chain — protein sequence MSQDAEVDMKEVELNELEPEKQPMNAASGAAVAVAVAGGTEKNGLVKIKVADDEADAAAAAKFTGLSKEELLKVAGSPGWVRTRWALLLLFWLGWLGMLAGAVVIIVRAPRCRELPAMSWWHKGALYRIGDLQAFQGRDAGDLVGLKGRLDYLSTLKVKGFVLGPIHENQKDDLTGTNLEQIAPTFGSKEDFDSLLQSAKKKSIRVILDLTPNYKGQNLWFHSTQIDTVATKVKEALRFWLQAGVDGFQVRDVGNLTDAPSFLAEWQNITKSFSEDRLLIAGTDSSDLQQILSLLESTEDLLLTSSYLSTSTFTGKHTNFLVTQYLDAFGSRWCSWSLSQSGLLTSFVPPHLLRLYQLLLFTLPGTPVFSYGDEIGLEEAALPGQPVKAPVMLWDESSFPNTSGPVNTTMTVKGQSEEPGSLLSLFRWLSDQRGEERSLLHGDFHALSSGPDLFAYIRQWDQNERFLIVLNFGDVGQPARLGASNLPAGTSLPASVDLLLSTQPGRKEGAPLELEHLNLEPHEGLLLRFPYVA from the exons ATGAGCCAGGACGCCGAGGTGGACATGAAGGAAGTGGAGCTGAACGAGCTGGAACCCGAGAAGCAGCCAATGAACGCGGCGTCGGGGGCGGCTGTGGCTGTGGCCGTGGCGGGCGGCACCGAGAAGAATGGTCTGGTGAAGATCAAGGTGGCCGACGACGAGGCGGACGCGGCGGCCGCGGCCAAGTTCACAGGCCTGTCTAAAGAGGAGCTGCTGAAGGTGGCAGGCAGCCCCGGCTGGGTACGCACCCGCTGGGCGCTGCTGCTGCTCTTCTGGCTCGGCTGGCTGGGCATGCTGGCGGGCGCCGTGGTCATCATCGTTCGGGCGCCGCGCTGCCGCGAGCTGCCCGCAATGAGCTGGTGGCACAAGGGCGCCCTCTATCGCATTGGCGACCTTCAGGCCTTCCAGGGCCGCGACGCAGGCGACCTAGTGG GCCTGAAGGGGCGGCTTGATTACTTGAGCACCCTGAAGGTAAAAGGTTTTGTGTTGGGCCCAATTCACGAGAACCAGAAGGATGACCTCACAGGGACCAACTTGGAACAGATCGCCCCCACTTTTGGCTCCAAGGAAGATTTTGACAGTCTCCTGCAATCGGCCAAGAAAAAGA GCATCCGGGTCATCCTAGACCTCACTCCCAACTACAAGGGCCAGAACTTGTGGTTCCACTCCACTCAGATTGACACTGTGGCCACCAAAGTGAAG GAAGCTCTGAGGTTTTGGCTGCAGGCTGGTGTGGATGGGTTCCAGGTCCGGGATGTGGGGAATCTGACA GATGCGCCTTCATTCTTGGCTGAGTGGCAGAACATCACTAAGAGCTTCAGTGAAGATAG GCTCTTGATTGCAGGCACAGACTCCTCCGACCTTCAGCAGATCCTCAGCCTGCTCGAGTCCACCGAGGACCTGCTGTTGACCAGCTCTTACCTGTCAACCTCCACTTTCACTGGGAAGCATACAAATTTCCTGGTTACCCAGTATCTGGACGCCTTTGGCAGCCGCTGGTGCAGCTGGAGT CTGTCTCAGTCGGGGCTCCTGACTTCCTTCGTGCCACCTCACCTCCTCCGACTCTACCAGCTGCTGCTCTTCACCCTGCCAGGGACCCCAGTTTTCAGCTACGGAGACGAGATTGGCCTAGAGGAAGCTGCCCTTCCTGGACAG CCTGTGAAGGCCCCGGTCATGCTGTGGGATGaatccagctttcccaacacttcAGGACCTGTAAACACCACCATGACTGTGAAG GGCCAGAGTGAAGAGCCTGGCTCGCTCCTCTCCCTGTTCCGATGGCTGAGCGATCAGCGGGGTGAGGAGCGCTCCCTGCTGCACGGAGACTTCCACGCGCTCTCCTCGGGGCCTGACCTCTTCGCCTATATCCGGCAATGGGACCAGAACGAGCGTTTCCTCATAGTGCTCAACTTTGGGGATGTGGGCCAGCCTGCCAGGCTGGGCGCCTCCAACCTGCCTGCCGGTACCAGCCTGCCAGCCAGTGTGGATCTGCTGCTCAGCACCCAGCCCGGCCGCAAGGAGGGCGCCCCTCTTGAGCTGGAGCACCTGAACCTGGAGCCCCACGAGGGGCTGCTGCTCCGCTTCCCCTACGTGGCCTGA